Genomic window (Peromyscus leucopus breed LL Stock chromosome 15, UCI_PerLeu_2.1, whole genome shotgun sequence):
AGGCCATGGTTATTTCATATCTAAACAacataaagacacaacaaagcaataaaattacAAACTACCCTTATGACTATAGCTGTAAAAgttctcaataaaatgcttgcaatATGAATCCAAGCACATGTGAAAAgcatcatccaccatgatcaacaTGGCTTCATGCCAGAGATtcaaggatgattcaacatacatgagtttataaatgtaattcaccATTCAACTATACTGAAAGacaaaatccacatgatcatctcattagattcaggaaagacctttgacaaaatccagtacctcttcatgataaaggtcctgaaGAGACtaaggatacaagggacatacctcatcATACTTAAGATTATTTACAGCAAGTCCATCACCAACATCAACTTAAAGGGAATgacactcaaagcaattccactaaaatcaggaataagacatgcatgcccactctccccataccctttcaatatagtacttgaagtcttagctagagcaatagaCAACAGAAGGAGATCAATGGTACACAAATCTGAAAGGAAggagtcaaagtatctttatttgcagatgacaggaTAGTATATAAAAGTGACCCTGAAATTTCCATCTGggagctcctacagctgataaataatttcatcaaagtagaagaatacaaagttaactcacaaaaatcagtacctttcatatatacaaatgacaaatggactaaaaaagaaatcagggaaacaataacTTTCATaagtctcaaataatataaaatagctcggggtaactctaaccaagcaagtgaaagacatgataaaaaaatttaagacactgaagaaagaaaatgaaactagcagaagatggaaagatctctgtgatagtttgaatgtaatttgccctataatctcataggaagtggcactatttggaggtgttgCTATTTTGTAGTGActatgaccttgttggaagaagtgtcactgtgggtgtgagCCAcattttgcattggttctgtgtttcttatttaataagatggttggttacaactACAATTAAGATAGTAAAattcctaccaaaagcaatctgcagagtcaatgcaatcctcatcaaactCCAACACATTCCTCATAGAACTTGTAAGgacaattttcagtttcatatgaaaacacactGTGGCAGGAGGGAGAGtttgccctgaggtcacaagagcagGAGAACTCATTCTTCCTCTCACTGGCTATAGCACATGGAAGAGCagaccctgcaccttgcctgggtagCATAGTAGATCTGACCCTGTTTTGGGTGCCGTGAGCCAGCCCTAAaggtgtgagagtgggagagctgtctccattCACCATCATCTGCCATGTGATGGCatgggcaagggaaagatgccctcctccctccacctcctcctttaccattTGTCACAGGTGGGATAGCTGGTCTCTGAGGCAAGAGAGTAGGCAAGCTGTCCCTGACCCTCAGCAACTGAAGCACTTGGGAGAGTAGGCCCCATACATCACCTGGGCAGcatagtagagctggccctgtttGTGTGAGTTCAGATGAGCCATCCCTGAGAGTGTGGAACAGGAGAACCGGCCCTGACTCTTGATCCCTGTTATATTAGGTAAGCTAGtaagggcagtgctggagagcttgccctggtggtgagtatgagggagagctggcaggctgaccaactaaGTTAAcacccaggcccagaagcagTGATATGAGTTGGCCACCTCAACATCCACCtgatctatgaactgctggagcacatgaCGTGGCTGGTCCttcagatccaaagctacagaagctccatgacacagggcaacaacagtatatacaagaggagtcccagtgatgGTTTAGTATCTAGAGtttagcagaagccagaggccttaaaTCAGACCAATGCCTCATTGcatgaatacttgcaagtaaaggTGTTTGGACTAAAGGGTTTACTGtgagactcactgtgtcacactacagcttgtacaaccagatttttttattttaaattttattttattttattttgagggggCTTGcatgggcagagggcagatacaaagggatggggagatgaatgagatgggatgcatggtgtgaaatctaaaaaaaaaaaaatcaataaaatgttctaaaaaagaaaacacaacaaaaccctcaagatagctaaaacaatcctgaataataaaagaattgctggaggTATTATCATCTctgatctcaaattgtactagaaaacaatagtaataaaagcagcacAGTATTTGCATGAAAActgacatgttgatcaatggaataaaattgaagagcCTGACATAAGTcaacacacctatggacacctgattttttgtttgtttgtttgttttgaacctttaatgagaaaaaaaaatatactatGGAGCTCAAGTACATGGTGGTCGGTGAGTCGCTGGGGGGAGATCGGGGTCATACATGACATATATAGTTAACAGGCTATACAAATGATACACACTTCACAAAATGTCAAAGTGGTGGCTACCAAGTTCACGTTTCAGTCTCCTCGTCATTCAACAACATATTGGGGATCCCATGGCTGATGGGGAAAAGATGGCCAGATTCTGGGCACTGCAAGGTGCCTTCGAGCACATCAACCTCAAGCAACACGTGGTGCATCTTCCTCAAAAACGTCTCGTCGTGCTCATAGACTTCAGTCGGCTCTTTGGGTACTTCTTCCAGGTTTAAGGTGTCCGCCGCCTGCACAAGCGCCACCCACTCCACTTTAGGGGTCATCCACGCCACGAAATTGGGGTTGAACTCCACGGGGTTGATGTGGACCTCGGTGGCCTGCAGCCTCAGCAGGAAGTCACTTTTGCCCACGGCCCGCACATGCGAGCTCAGGAGATTGTGGGTGAGCAGTTTCATGTTGCCACACTGGAACTCGCGAGGCTGGAAGCGGAAGGAATCCACacttctcctgatttttttttttttaaatagagaagccaggaatacacacttgaaaaagacagcatcttccacCAATGTTGTTCATCAAATTGGATGGCTGCCTGTAGAAGAATGTCAATAAGCCCACACATATCACCCTGCACACAACTCAACtctaaatgaatcaaagaccaCAACACAAGGCCAAAtgcactgaatctgatagaagataATGTGGGAATATAagtcattggcacaggaaaagagtTTCTCAactctattcataacagccagaatttggaagcaacctagatgtccgtccatcaatggataaagaaaatgtacatttacccAGTGGAATGTTACTCTTAAGCTCTGCATaaacaagctacaatccataaaaCCACAGGGGTTAGTtagagagtaagggactaggggagGAAGGATGCATCTCCCTAGGAAAACTGAATAGAATAAATAGTTATGGATGGACAAGGAGGTGGCTAAAGGAATAGGAAGATCAAATAGAGCAAAGGAAGGTAGAGAGGAACACAGAATGGACTACATGGGTGGACAGTGAAATCTAAGGTCCATTTGAGGGATCATATAGAAACTTAATACGGTAGAAACTTCCTTCAGTGTATACATATAGGAATGTAatgtaaatgaaatcaccaaataatgggggagacagcaCCCCAGCTGGAAAATGTTCATTATCAAATGAAGATTCTAGTACTGGGAATGGGCTACATCtaattgtgtttcttttatttttctttggctttttttcttgtttggttattTTGGCATAGTCCAATTGGTTTGTTGCAATTTATTTTGGTgtattgcattttatttcattattattcccTAGATTCCTGTTTGTCTTTGGACTAATGACAGAAGGGGATAGATCTGGATGGGTGTGGAGGAACTAGAGGAGTAGGAGAAGggaaatcagaatatattgtatgaaaaaaatctattcccCCTTTTtgccattcttttaaaaatataacaaaataaaatatgataaggTACAAGAAAAtttatcatattgaagttggacaagataattcaacagaaaaaaagagcccCAGAGAAGGCAtgagaatcagagatccacttgctcaTGCACTTAGGAATTCTATGACAACACTAAAcagaaagccataatatatatatatatatatatgtgtgtatatatatatatatatatatgtgtgtgtgtgtgtgtgtgtgtatgtatatatgtatgtatatatatatgcagaggacctagtacagACCTGTGCAGGACCTATTCATGTTGCAGTATGGAGACCTAACACAgtagaaactt
Coding sequences:
- the LOC114690676 gene encoding multifunctional methyltransferase subunit TRM112-like protein; the protein is MKLLTHNLLSSHVRAVGKSDFLLRLQATEVHINPVEFNPNFVAWMTPKVEWVALVQAADTLNLEEVPKEPTEVYEHDETFLRKMHHVLLEVDVLEGTLQCPESGHLFPISHGIPNMLLNDEETET